A window from Toxoplasma gondii ME49 chromosome IX, whole genome shotgun sequence encodes these proteins:
- a CDS encoding hypothetical protein (encoded by transcript TGME49_265255), with translation MEGWPVTGSTLYWERKKRKSSGLPAISPALPFPQPTQRKDRMILGIRRNLEHAEHEVSTEKLSSPRFDHSLNISVVAS, from the exons ATGGAGGGATGGCCGGTGACCGGCTCGACGCTATactgggagagaaagaagaggaagtcaTCAGGGTTGCCGGCAATTTCTCCCGCTTTGCCTTTTCCTCAGCCCACGCAACGAAAGGACAGGATGATTCTGGG AATTCGGAGAAATCTGGAACACGCAGAGCATGAAGTGTCAACAGAGAAGCTGTCGTCCCCACGTTTCGACCACTCCTTGAATATTTCTGTCGTCG CATCCTAG
- a CDS encoding RNA recognition motif-containing protein (encoded by transcript TGME49_265250), with protein sequence MTQGSTEPALPVAEGGKCEETVLSSPADAAPKSTPSDSPSCSVVPPGAAAPPSDTPDKQAPSEKQEARTSTLSAKHEEGAARAQPEATPGPGKSQEEETGDGSASPASAGKKEEKSGETTTSTVRVHRWADESDDLDSPSFDPMSSAEVEPPEFDLGMSGYQPPSVRSTGNGIVSHADAGGYRRGVPGQSSFSGGYGGLVDSRFGGLVNPPHGHPHGPPASVGLGDGGFMQGGVTGPFTEVYVAELDAHVTEEDVSSIFAPGLTVRNVRIVREQANRGNKGGPNATCGAYVTFHSPEDAQRALAFHGKLYRPPRGAGLSSSQGLRGSSRQAGSGGSGVSARVLRISAISSPPLLSGEGGSPYLLSRATRSGSLGHLHSAGSPHLLPRGGRGFGGVYGQAVADLHQQAASLPYRSNGAAPGPGPAGPQGGRKGFPGDESARGDRGREPDGTGKAGGAGFGAGRRKKSKSPDFSELRKETGAGTARSPGAGAPDQKARGRDEPSGAGAGPRAAAAGDKEETAPPEPPRERPKLLLKPRSKPLDAAAEPPKLNPAIFGAAKPIDDPVAKRQPTGSGASPAFGDSLATASSERRASGAGPVSPRGETGAGLGPADMSVPSLKRGDAAKGRGAAEKPADKETRGPRGASARGSVLFARREETQTGTTEDGRQKGRAGGSQKGPEGGEQTTAAHTHPGPGRDRGEKERDEWSGLYSGAWRHSAERHAEKDAGEDPSAGAKGHQALQEDEHGRRTSGIAKGEARTETERKPSRTGDPFGGARPRDEFEWQRKKEAAGTPSVLPEDPVRVSPLQHPPLSPYLPHGAHSGRPATGFLPPSYASYGSQSEIGSHTGALGPRGSDESARTPPSGTPDGGNSSRGILGPSPSARSGSGAATAVGVLSGSGASPSGAPAKGSNSMGRGPGSLAPIPVGPGGPPGSPLKGVAQTPPRSGVASSLQPSPNASPSMGPGIWGRSVQGSPPMQKGDGAPRGGSGGRPASPAGAQKEPLWRSSVSAGPRGAGAGPHDSPSLLPGGGRGVCRPTVNNQAGEGLLPVGRGADGKEQDRTALSGDGVLAAPMPRGESEEGRGAPGPAGPTPGSYDGVASWARKPQNPIHVRAVQTVVLAGGGEQTSMLPLLSAEGPQDRGARETGRGEARETGPQADRPSGIRSLAEQLLPSQATDVKGKAADEKEEEKKKENKIPDILSKPEQKQGQTVWEARNEVLGLAKRDAGATEETVEVGDSLEGREETGRTSQAPKSAPREGSNEETPGTSGAASDSQGEEEGREGDRGKGRRSVQPHDREVRGQAQSAYERGGRSSGYGRVKGEETPHSFQVARGYDGGPEKRDEEGRRTAGHRDARGGRGGRFRGGERTRWRRYPGDGGDATPSERTGDDQGTNATGDQRFQHAETPETPNGDDAEQNCQGAKASSQCEGEGEKGRRRGEAQASSPVHDFPQAEKSFRRRGGDRGRSMWRGVDGRPDGAGRGRGGRKLRGDGIGISNGHQPGRHTPGHRREQPGAAEEEREQDSQAPTPRVPARAMLPQAATGSTGVKTNNRFSAFAADSDEGESSD encoded by the exons ATGACGCAGGGTTCCACAGAGCCCGCGCTTCCCGTCGCTGAAGGCGGCAAGTGCGAAGAGACCGTCCTCAGTTCGCCAGCAGATGCGGCGCCAAAGTCAACGCCGTCAGACTCTCCCTCTTGCTCCGTAGTTCCTCCCGGCGCGGCCGCGCCGCCTTCCGACACTCCGGACAAGCAGGCGCCTtcggagaagcaggaagctCGCACATCGACTCTCTCCGCGAAGCACGAGGAGGGCGCGGCGCGCGCGCAGCCCGAAGCCACCCCGGGGCCTGGCAAGAGccaggaagaggagacgggagacggCAGCGCGTCGCCGGCCTCTGCAGgcaaaaaggaggaaaagtcCGGCGAAACAACCACCTCGACCGTCCGCGTCCACAGATGGGCAGACGAAAGCGACGACCTCGACTCGCCGTCCTTCGACCCCATGTCCAGTGCGGAAGTGGAGCCGCCAGAATTCGACCTCGGCATGTCCGGCTACCAGCCGCCGAGCGTCAGGAGCACAGGAAACGGCATCgtgtcgcatgcagacgcaggCGGCTACCGCCGAGGCGTGCCAGGCCAGAGCTCGTTCAGCGGCGGCTACGGAGGCCTCGTCGACTCCCGCTTTGGAG GTCTCGTGAACCCTCCCCATGGACATCCCCACGGGCCGCCGGCGTCAGTGGGCCTCGGCGACGGGGGCTTCATGCAAGGCGGCGTGACAGGGCCTTTCACTGAGGTGTATGTCGCCGAGCTCGACGCCCATGTaacggaagaagacgtgTCTTCCATTTTCGCGCCGGGCTTGACCGTGCGAAATGTACGCATTGTACGCGAACAGGCCAACAGGGGCAACAAAGGCGGACCCAATGCAACGTGCGGCG CGTATGTGACGTTCCATTCTCCGGAGGATGCACAGCGAGCTCTGGCGTTCCACGGGAAGCTGTACCGTCCGCCTCGCGGCGCGGGTTTGTCGTCCTCTCAGGGCCTCCGCGGGTCCTCTCGCCAGGCGGGCTCTGGAGGCTCGGGCGTGTCGGCGCGCGTTCTGCGCATCTCGGCGATCTCGTCCCCGCCGCTGCTCTCGGGGGAAGGCGGCTCGCCGTATCTGCTCTCCAGGGCGACTCGGAGCGGGTCTCTGGGGCACTTGCACTCCGCAGGGTCTCCCCACCTTCTGCCGCGAGGCGGCCGCGGCTTTGGGGGCGTCTACGGCCAGGCAGTCGCCGACCTCCACCAGCAAGCTGCCTCTCTGCCCTACCGAAGCAACGGCGCGGCTCCGGGCCCCGGCCCAGCGGGCCCTCAGGGCGGCCGCAAGGGTTTCCCTGGGGACGAAAGCGCGCGCGGCGACCGCGGCCGCGAGCCCGACGGCACGGGCAAGGCCGGGGGCGCGGGCTTCGGCGCGGGTCGACGGAAGAAGTCCAAGAGCCCCGACTTCTCTGAGTTGcgcaaagagacaggagcagGAACAGCCCGGAGCCCCGGCGCCGGCGCCCCAGACCAGAAGgcacgagggagagacgagccCAGCGGCGCAGGCGCGGGCCCGCGCGCCGCCGCGGcgggagacaaggaagagaccGCACCTCCTGAGCCTCCCAGAGAGAGGCCCAAACTTCTCTTGAAGCCCCGATCCAAACCCCTGGATGCGGCCGCCGA GCCGCCGAAACTGAACCCTGCTATTTTTGGGGCGGCCAAGCCGATCGACGACCCGGTGGCGAAGCGACAGCCAACGGGCTCTGGGGCTTCGCCGGCGTTTGGCGACTCTCTTGCTACTGCGTCGAGTGAACGTCGGGCCTCGGGTGCCGGACCGGTCTCACCTCGAGGCGAGACCGGCGCGGGCCTGGGGCCCGCCGACATGTCCGTTCCCAGTCtcaagagaggcgacgcggcCAAGGGGCGAGGGGCGGCTGAGAAGCCCGCGgacaaagagacacgagGCCCGCGGGGAGCGAGTGCGCGAGGGAGCGTACTTTTTGCGCGACGCGAGGAAACCCAGACGGGCACCACAGAGgacgggagacagaagggaaggGCTGGCGGGTCCCAGAAAGGCCCTGAGGGCGGGGAGCAGACTACGGCCGCGCATACGCATCCAGGGCCCGGGCGCGacaggggagaaaaggagcgaGACGAGTGGAGCGGATTATATTCGGGGGCGTGGAGACActcggcagagagacacgcggagaaagacgcaggcgaggacCCGAGCGCGGGCGCGAAGGGCCACCAGGCCCTGCAGGAGGACGAACATGGCCGGAGAACTTCAGGCATCGCTAAGGGCGAAGCACGCACGGAAACAGAACGAAAGCCCTCTCGGACGGGCGACCCGTTCGGCGGCGCGAGACCAAGAGACGAGTTCGAGTGGCAGCGCAAGAAG GAGGCTGCAGGGACGCCATCGGTGCTTCCTGAGGACCCTGTGCGTGTTTCGCCCCTCCAGCATCCGCCGCTGTCGCCGTATCTGCCCCACGGAGCCCACTCGGGGCGACCCGCAACTGgctttctcccgccttcctACGCCTCATACGGGTCCCAGTCTGAGATAGGTTCGCACACAGGGGCCTTGGGGCCCCGCGGGTCTGATGAGAGCGCACGGACGCCGCCTTCTGGGACGCCAGATGGAGGCAACAGCAGTCGGGGCATTTTGGGCCCGTCGCCGTCGGCGCGAAGCGGCAGTGGAGCCGCGACGGCGGTCGGAGTGTTGAGCGGGAGCGGGGCGTCCCCCTCCGGGGCCCCAGCGAAGGGCTCGAACTCGATGGGGCGAGGTCCCGGGTCGCTGGCTCCCATACCCGTGGGCCCCGGCGGGCCTCCGGGCTCGCCCCTGAAGGGCGTCGCCCAGACGCCGCCCCGCAGCGGAGTCGCCTCGTCTCTTCAGCCGTCCCCAAACGCATCGCCCTCGATGGGCCCGGGCATATGGGGCCGCAGTGTCCAAGGCAGTCCGCCGATGCAAAAGGGGGACGGGGCGCCTCGCGGCGGCTCCGGAGGCCGGCCGGCGTCGCCTGCAGGCGCGCAGAAGGAGCCGCTCTGGCGGAGCAGTGTCTCCGCCGGGCCTCGGGGCGCCGGGGCGGGCCCGCACGATTCGCCGAGCCTCTTGCCCGGCGGCGGTAGGGGCGTCTGCCGCCCCACCGTAAACAACCAGGCCGGCGAGGGCCTGCTCCCCGTGGGGCGCGGCGCCGACGGGAAGGAGCAAGACCGAACCGCGTTGTCTGGGGATGGCGTGCTGGCGGCGCCCATGCCCCGCGGAGAGAGTGAGGAGGGCCGCGGTGCGCCGGGGCCTGCTGGCCCCACCCCGGGTTCCTACGACGGTGTCGCTAGTTGGGCGCGAAAGCCCCAGAACCCCATCCACGTCCGAGCCGTCCAGACGGTCGTGCTCGCTGGCGGCGGCGAACAAACCAGCATGCTGCCTCTGCTCAGTGCCGAGGGCCCGCAGGATCGTGGAGCCCGAGAGACAGGCCGGGGCGAGGCCCGAGAGACAGGTCCTCAGGCCGACAGGCCCTCGGGCATCCGCAGCCTGGCTGAGCAGCTGCTGCCCTCACAGGCGACAGACGTCAAGGGGAAGGctgcagacgaaaaggaagaagaaaaaaagaaggaaaacaagatCCCAGACATTTTAAGCAAACCTGAACAGAAACAGGGACAG acggTCTGGGAGGCGCGCAACGAAGTCCTCGGACTCGCCAAGCGGGACGCGGGTGCcaccgaggagacagtcgaaGTCGGAGACTCTCTGGAGggacgcgaagagacagggcgCACCTCACAGGCTCCGAAGAGCGcgccgagagaaggaagcaacgaGGAAACCCCAGGGACCTCTGGAGCTGCGTCCGACAGTcaaggcgaggaggagggaCGCGAGGGCGATCGGGGCAAGGGCAGAAGGAGCGTGCAGCCGCATGACCGCGAAGTGCGGGGACAGGCGCAGAGCGCGTACGAGAGAGGGGGGCGGTCGAGCGGGTATGGCCGCGTCaagggggaagagacgcCGCACAGCTTTCAGGTTGCCAGGGGGTATGACGGAGGccctgagaagagagacgaagaaggacgacgaaCCGCGGGGCATCGAGACGCCAGAGGCGGACGCGGCGGCCGCTTTCGCGGCGGGGAAAGAACCCGCTGGCGGCGCTACCCTGgggacggaggagacgcgacgcCGTCTGAGAGAACG ggCGACGACCAAGGAACGAACGCCACGGGGGATCAACGCTTCCAACATGCAG agacgcctgAGACACCGAACGGCGATGACGCGGAACAGAACTGTCAAGGCGCGAAAGCCAGTTCTCAGTGCGAGGGTGAGGGTgagaaggggagacgccGCGGGGAGGCTCAGGCGTCGTCCCCTGTTCACGACTTTCCTCAAGCAGAGAAGTCCTTCCGGCGCCGGGGCGGGGACAGAGGCCGAAGCATGTGGCGGGGCGTCGACGGCAGACCCGACGGCGCCGGcaggggacgaggaggccGAAAACTTCGAG GAGACGGCATAGGAATCTCCAACGGCCACCAGC CAGGCCGACACACACCTGGGCACCGCCGCGAGCAGCCTGGCGCTgctgaggaggagagagaacaagactcTCAGGCGCCGACTCCTCGAGT GCCGGCCCGTGCGATGTTGCCGCAAGCAGCTACCGGGTCGACGGGTGTGAAGACGAACAATCGTTTTTCAGCTTTCGCGGCCGATTCGGACGAAGGCGAGTCTTCCGATTAG
- a CDS encoding hypothetical protein (encoded by transcript TGME49_265240), whose translation MPFSSGVSGTRLSLVLLMSLSFARFSRSRPSLFGEPTRRDRRSQGENSASVPVLRLSPRLPLKHGLLLFQLFLLLPILLLLALRSYKMLPYQQNASGPPSWTSSAVSSAVSSAPLFSSSPASPPQVPSASSTVASLPVSFHGPTVVLSSSRRPALFSVPSLPLQHFLRASMQRLAAPSLSGPPARWRDEGRVSPEKTLQVQLLMQQFRDGQLNDEQLKARLAIILGRDLFQLLSDEFLAMYASQLTPIPSPSPSPPSAPFPVAQRSPHSSSSLPPPSSSSSSPALPPPSSSSSSSPALPPPSSSSSSSPSLPPPSSSSSSSPSLPPPSSSSSSSPALPPPSSSSSSSPSLPPPSSSSSSSPALPPSSSSSSVAGTGLTPPSSAESAASGQPLQGREEGGCASLVSSSPSQLTTHAVGGPGCDAEKKREGQETDARESRGSCQEERGTPTKTSDREGRRASEMKTGSPSPSQSTPPKTGSASPFPLEPGMYALSPAPSTGSSVVTVSPVKSGKTKKEGTSRRGAKASAVPNLVPGVRLAVSAGDEGKAELLGLQGVSPPTEERFPPHTGPGLALSRPPFSSASGPGGGLAGQSGLSPGTNRTGAETSVGIVGLGGRLGALAAPPACTLPRGGLGGARGQVGSAAPLSSEYRENMSPSWWVGAALGSDAWRQMASSAEVIELVEKKKLTEQFRTLEGLVDRADFLGSLRLQGHGRSVLHFLGLSMQDFQQTLWSPSFPPILPPRLPTPAPPSSTNHDAAAAARCEASRLEEPESLSSSSAFAGESYEAKAASSSFRFPPQLVWERLRLLHPPLFSSLSAVGERAADSSSSLPCTGGDSQSLGDEEYQRLLPSFSLLAAIAQELESDGTLSQAGTSFSEGSAPFRSRSFLEEPRQPGETREEKETKGWLKKPQKGEATPDVKGEGSAGEETTCREKGTASSAADTAAGSASRGEGADASFASFDPYFGRSRFDRFGHSQNVCVGLSAMDEGAEGKEDFSFAPLLVDRDAVANLAQVAHAALNSILASALSVARRREAEERKAQEKTTDEADAGEQTLQEGAEEKTKVDRGEEAPEEDEEAADACRRRGRGDGSRGRVDEGSSDDETKEEEKRKAQRENEFGDRSSEEEDEGGEKKESDEPVAFARAGLGKCRPRHLWKPEGAPESEKEDEKCGGETEAKTDSWCAEAKDTQDASRSPNAEPDATHARADASSSESVGDGERAEKKKKTRITVSDILRALELHGGSIGSLLKAAEQRKRRREEEEVIHCLRAGTTRQKVQ comes from the exons ATGCCCTTCTCCTCGGGGGTCTCAGGCACCCGCCTTTCCCTGGTCCTCTTGATGTCGCTTTCATTTGctcgtttctcgcgttcgcgcCCTTCGTTGTTTGGGGAACCGACGCGTAGAGACAGAAGATCTCAGGGAGAGAACTCGGCGTCGGTGCCGGTGCTCCGCTTGTCTCCTAGGCTTCCCTTGAAACACGgacttcttctttttcaactttttcttctcctccctatcctccttcttctcgctcttcgaaGCTATAAGATGCTGCCGTATCAGCAGAACGCGTCAGGGCCACCGTCGTGGActtcttctgcagtttcttctgcagtttcttctgctccgctcttctcttcttctcccgcgtctccgccgcaagttccgtctgcttcgtcgacgGTGGCGTCTTTGCCGGTGTCCTTCCACGGACCCACCGTCgtgctgtcttcctctcgacgtcctgcgctcttctctgtgccttCCCTACCTCTGCAGCATTTCCTCCGCGCGAGCATGCAGCGCCTCGCGGCTCCGAGCCTCTCTGGGCCGCCGGCGCGTTGGCGAGACGAGggccgcgtctctcccgaGAAAACTCTGCAGGTGCAGCTGCTCATGCAGCAATTTCGAGACGGACAG CTAAACGACGAGCAACTCAAGGCGCGTCTTGCCATCATCCTCGGCAG AGATCTTTTTCAGTTGCTGTCCGACGAATTCCTCGCCATGTATGCTTCTCAACTCACCCCCatcccttcgccttctcccagTCCTCCCTCTGCGCCCTTCCCTGTTGCCCAGCGTTCCCCCcactcctcttcttctctccctcctccttcttcgtcttcttcttcgcctgcgctccctcctccttcttcttcgtcttcttcttcgcctgctctccctcctccttcttcttcgtcttcttcttcgccttcgctccctcctccttcttcttcgtcttcttcttcgccttcgctccctcctccttcctcttcatcttcttcttcgcctgctctccctcctccttcttcttcgtcttcttcttcgccttcgctccctcctccttcctcttcatcttcttcttcgcctgctctccctccttcttcttcgtcttcttctgtcgctgggACAGGCCTCACTCCTCCGTCGAGCGCGGAGTCTGCCGCCAGTGGCCAGCCGCTCCaaggccgagaagaaggaggatgtgcgtctctcgtttcttcttctccttcgcagctgacaacgcatgcagttggcGGGCCTGGCTGCGAtgccgagaagaagcgggaggggcaggagacagacgctcGCGAGAGTAGAGGCTCTTGCCAGGAGGAGAGGGGAACTCCGACGAAGACGagtgacagagaaggaagacgcgcTTCGGAGATGAAGACTGGGTCGCCGTCTCCGAGTCAGAGCACCCCGCCGAAAACAG GCAGCGCCTCGCCTTTTCCGTTGGAACCTGGAATGTATGCATTGTCCCCCGCGCCCTCGACCGGAAGCTCGGTGGTCACAGTTTCTCCTGTGAAGTCTggcaagacgaagaaggaaggaactTCGCGCAGAGGCGCGAAAGCGAGTGCAGTGCCTAACCTCGTTCCTGGAGTGCGTCTGGCTGTGTCCGCGGGCGACGAGGGAAAGGCAGAACTCCTCGGATTGCAgggtgtctctccacccACCGAGGAGCGCTTCCCACCCCACACGGGCCCAGGTCTCGCTTTGTCGCggccgcctttctcttcggctTCGGGACCTGGCGGGGGGCTTGCGGGGCAGAGCGGCCTGTCTCCGGGGACCAACAGAACGGGCGCGGAGACATCCGTGGGCATTGTGGGGTTAGGGGGTCGCCTGGGGGCTCTCGCAGCTCCGCCGGCGTGTACGCTTCCGCGCGGAGGCCTGGGAGGCGCGCGCGGCCAGGTCGGCAGCGCCGCGCCGCTGTCATCGGAGTACCGCGAAAACATGAGTCCGTCTTGGTGGGTCGGCGCCGCTCTAGGCAGCGACGCCTGGCGACAGATGGCCTCTTCCGCAGAAGTGATTGAACTtgtcgaaaagaagaaactcaCCGAACAGTTCCGAACTCTCGAAGGACTCGTCGACCGCGCG gactttcTCGGTTCTCTGCGACTCCAAGGGCACGGACGTAGTGTCTTGCACTTTCTCGGCTTGTCGATGCAAGACTTTCAACAAACTCTGTGGTCGCCCTCCTTTCCTCCCATTCTCCCGCCGCGGCTTCCGACACCTGCTCCCCCCTCGTCCACCAACCAC GAtgctgctgctgccgcgCGCTGCGAAGCGTCAAGACTCGAGGAACCGGAGagtctttcttcgtcctctgctttcGCTGGGGAGAGCTACGAGGCGAAAGCAGCTTCTTCCAGCTTCCGCTTTCCGCCACAACTCGTGTG ggagcgactgcgccttcttcaccctccgctgttttcgtctctctcagctgTGGGGGAGAGGGCCGCTGACtcgagttcttctcttccctgcaCGGGGGGAGATTCTCAGTCTCTCGGCGACGAGGAGTATCAGCgactgcttccttctttctcgctgctcgcAGCCATCGCGCAAGAGCTTGAGAGCGACGGCACTCTCTCGCAAGCGGGGACGTCCTTCTCCGAAGGTTCCGCTCCCTTTCGCTCGCGATCTTTTCTCGAGGAGCCGCGCCAGccgggagagacgagagaggaaaaagaaacgaaggggtggctgaagaagccgcagaaagGTGAAGCAACACCGGACGTGAAGGGTGAAGGGAGcgccggagaggagacgacttgtcgagagaagggaacagCCTCTTCAGCTGCAGATACAGCTGCGGGgtctgcgtctcgcggcGAGGGTGCAGATGCTTCGTTCGCCTCGTTCGATCCGTACTTTGGTCGCTCGCGTTTCGATAGGTTTGGTCACTCGCAGAACGTGTGTGTGGGTTTGAGCGCCATGGATGAGggcgcagaaggaaaagaggacttctctttcgcgcctctcctggTCGACAGAGATGCCGTCGCAAACCTGGCGCaggtcgcgcatgcagcgctcAACAGCATCCTCGCGAGCGCCTTGTCGGTCGctcggaggagagaagcggaagaacgAAAGGCCCAGGAAAAGACCacagacgaggcagacgcgGGCGAACAGACGCTGcaggaaggagcagaagaaaagacgaaggtggaccgaggagaagaggcgccggaagaagacgaggaggcagcggatgcatgcaggcgacggggacgaggagacggCAGCCGAGGACGGGTCGACGAGGggagcagcgacgacgagacgaaggaggaagagaaacgaaaagctCAAAGAGAAAATGAGTTCGGGGACAGGtccagcgaggaagaagacgaaggcggcgaaaAGAAGGAATCGGACGAGCCGGTAGCGTTCGCGAGAGCCGGCCTGGGGAAATGCCGCCCACGCCATCTTTGGAAACCTGAAGGAGCGCCCGAGTCTGAAAAAGAGGATGAGAAATGCGGGGGAGAGACTGAGGCGAAGACGGACAGCTGGTgcgcagaagcgaaagacacCCAAGACGCTAGTCGGTCTCCGAACGCCGAGCCAGACGCTACGCATGCGCGTGCAGACGCGAGTTCCTCCGAGTCGGTGGGCGACGGTGAAcgcgcagaaaaaaagaaaaaaacgcgcaTCACCGTCAGTGACATTTTGCGCGCCCTCGAACTCCATGGCGGCTCAATCGGATCTCTTCTCAAGGCCGccgagcagagaaaacgaagacgagaagaagaagaagtgatCCACTGCTTGCGAGCGGGCACCACACGCCAAAAGGTGCAATGA